A window of Candidatus Eisenbacteria bacterium contains these coding sequences:
- the rplL gene encoding 50S ribosomal protein L7/L12, with product MEGDVEASNVERVIGYLEKMTLLEVNDLVKKMEEKFGISASMPMMAAAAPAAGAAQAAAPAEEQTEFDVVLTVAGEKKLHVIKEVRTITGLPLKEAKDLVEGAPKVVKEKASKGEATEIKTKLEAVGATVEIK from the coding sequence ATGGAGGGAGATGTGGAGGCTTCGAACGTTGAAAGAGTAATCGGGTATCTCGAGAAGATGACTCTTCTCGAAGTGAACGATCTTGTGAAAAAAATGGAAGAGAAGTTCGGAATTTCGGCATCCATGCCGATGATGGCTGCCGCTGCTCCCGCCGCCGGTGCCGCGCAGGCCGCAGCTCCAGCGGAAGAGCAAACTGAATTTGACGTCGTCCTGACCGTTGCGGGTGAGAAAAAACTCCACGTAATAAAGGAGGTCCGCACGATAACGGGACTTCCTCTCAAAGAGGCAAAGGACCTGGTTGAGGGAGCGCCGAAGGTGGTCAAGGAAAAGGCATCGAAGGGTGAAGCGACTGAGATCAAGACCAAGCTCGAGGCCGTGGGCGCAACCGTTGAGATTAAGTAA
- the rpoB gene encoding DNA-directed RNA polymerase subunit beta, with amino-acid sequence MKLKRKERTSFSTSEDIQLVEVPNLLDIQLESFKSFLQAKVDPSRRDNVGLQEVFNNIFPIADTREMYSLEFVSYDLGEPKYSVEECQERDLTFSVPLKATLRLRIKEVAGGEKRDKEIMEQEVYLGELPMITRNGTFIINGAERVIVSQLHRSPGVFFEEATHPSGKKLYSARIIPYRGSWVEFSVDANDIMYFHIDKKRKQPIAILLKALGYVSDKEILELFYDVKRAEISSSKAKRQELAGLISAENVVRKDTGEVVLEANEELTEARLDELRKSGNTHIKYFEIPARDEVDMIRNTLRKDTTRTQEDALSRIYCLIRPGETPRPDTARDIVKKLFFNPKRYDLAKVGRYKLNQKLLHESILGDKLRKKSLGLEPPSDDKNTLCKEDFISIIKYLMLLRLSGSIRVGGEEILATTDDIDHLGNRRVRSVGELLANQFNIGLARMARIIRERMSLQEPEAMTPADLVNARTISAVIQSFFGSSQLSQFMDQTNPLAELTHKRRLSALGPGGLSRDRAGFEVRDVHYTHYGRICPIETPEGPNIGLISSLSTYARVNELGFLETPYWKVKNGAVDKKELVFLSADEEDRHRIAQANAPLDKRGKLLLDRNPVRYRGEFPEVAPDEVEFMDVSPMQLVSPAAALIPFLEHDDANRALMGSNMQRQAVPLLVPEPPLIGTGLEEKVAEDSGALIISSTSGVVESVSGDMIVIRPDGVKEGSDFGDMEIYNLLKFKRSNQDTSINQRPLVKEGETVRRGQVIADGAATRDGELALGTNTLVAFMPWGGYNFEDAILVSERLLKGDKFTSVHIEEFELQVRDTKRGVEEVTREIPNVSEDVTKNLDEEGIVMIGAKVKAGDILVGKVTPKGEIEHSPEERLLRAIFGEKAGDVRDASLKAPPGMDGIVTEIKVFSRREKNESSKKQEKKEMERLKRLTRKEKQRVVEIRNRELADILAGRTARKVISARTGRTVIQEGRKITPQLIDKIEFAELAWGTPIVRDSRTNEKIWDRIQSALASMERVEKQLEKDIEKVQRGDELPPGVVKLVKVFVAKKRKLSVGDKIAGRHGNKGVVAKILPEEDMPYLADGTDVDIVLNPLGVPSRMNLGQVLETHLGWAAEKLGMKVSSPVFAGATVDMIKATLKDAELPEDGKAVLYDGRTGDPFDHRVTVGFIYTMKLSHLVDDKMHARSIGPYSLVTQQPLGGKAQFGGQRFGEMEVWALEAYGAAYTLQELLTVKSDDVSGRSRIYEAIVKGENPPEPGIPESFNVLVKELQGLCLDVQFEGN; translated from the coding sequence TTGAAGTTGAAGAGGAAGGAAAGAACGAGCTTTTCCACGAGCGAGGACATCCAGCTTGTCGAAGTTCCTAACCTGCTGGATATCCAGCTTGAGTCTTTCAAGAGCTTTCTCCAGGCCAAGGTCGACCCTTCGAGGAGGGATAACGTAGGCCTTCAGGAAGTGTTCAACAACATCTTCCCCATTGCTGATACGCGAGAGATGTACTCTCTCGAATTCGTTAGCTACGACCTGGGAGAGCCAAAGTATTCGGTTGAGGAATGCCAGGAAAGAGACCTCACATTCTCCGTTCCGCTCAAAGCAACGTTGAGACTGAGAATCAAGGAGGTTGCGGGCGGTGAGAAGAGGGACAAGGAGATCATGGAGCAGGAGGTATACCTCGGTGAGCTCCCCATGATCACCAGGAACGGGACCTTCATAATAAACGGGGCTGAAAGAGTGATAGTGAGTCAGCTCCACAGGTCTCCGGGAGTTTTCTTTGAAGAAGCAACTCATCCCAGTGGAAAGAAACTCTACTCGGCGAGGATCATTCCTTACAGAGGATCATGGGTGGAGTTCAGCGTCGACGCCAATGACATTATGTACTTTCACATAGATAAGAAAAGGAAGCAGCCGATCGCAATCCTTCTCAAAGCCCTTGGTTACGTTTCAGACAAGGAAATCCTTGAACTTTTCTATGACGTGAAGCGTGCCGAGATAAGTTCATCAAAGGCAAAGAGGCAGGAGCTTGCGGGTCTGATTTCCGCCGAGAATGTCGTCAGAAAAGACACGGGGGAGGTAGTCCTTGAGGCAAACGAGGAGCTCACTGAAGCCAGGCTGGATGAGCTCAGGAAGTCAGGGAATACGCATATAAAGTATTTTGAAATACCTGCAAGAGATGAAGTGGACATGATCAGAAACACCTTGCGGAAGGATACGACCAGGACCCAGGAGGACGCTCTCTCCAGGATATACTGTCTCATAAGACCCGGCGAAACTCCGCGTCCCGACACAGCCAGAGACATAGTCAAGAAGCTTTTCTTCAATCCCAAGCGATACGACCTGGCAAAGGTGGGCCGGTACAAGCTCAATCAGAAATTGCTCCACGAGTCTATACTCGGTGACAAGCTGCGCAAGAAATCTCTGGGACTCGAGCCGCCTTCCGACGACAAGAACACGCTGTGCAAAGAAGATTTCATTTCGATCATCAAGTACCTGATGCTTCTGAGACTCTCCGGTTCGATCAGGGTTGGCGGGGAGGAGATCCTTGCGACCACGGACGACATCGACCATCTGGGAAACAGAAGAGTCCGCTCTGTCGGCGAGCTGCTTGCAAACCAGTTCAATATCGGCCTTGCGAGGATGGCAAGAATAATCAGGGAAAGGATGAGTCTCCAGGAGCCGGAGGCGATGACCCCTGCGGATCTCGTGAACGCAAGGACGATCTCGGCAGTAATACAAAGCTTCTTCGGAAGCAGCCAGCTTTCGCAGTTCATGGATCAAACAAATCCTCTTGCTGAGTTGACTCACAAGAGGCGTCTGAGCGCCCTGGGTCCGGGTGGATTGTCCAGGGACAGGGCAGGTTTTGAAGTGAGGGACGTCCACTACACTCATTACGGCCGGATATGCCCCATCGAGACACCCGAGGGGCCGAACATAGGACTCATATCTTCACTCAGCACCTACGCCAGGGTCAACGAGCTTGGTTTTCTCGAAACGCCTTACTGGAAAGTGAAGAACGGGGCAGTTGACAAGAAGGAGCTTGTCTTTCTCTCAGCGGATGAGGAAGACAGGCACAGGATAGCCCAGGCGAATGCACCATTGGACAAGAGAGGAAAACTTCTTCTGGACAGAAACCCCGTGAGGTATAGAGGAGAATTTCCAGAGGTTGCGCCCGACGAGGTTGAATTCATGGATGTCTCGCCCATGCAGCTTGTGAGTCCCGCAGCGGCCCTCATTCCCTTCCTTGAGCATGACGACGCGAACAGGGCTTTGATGGGTTCCAACATGCAGAGACAGGCGGTGCCGCTTCTTGTGCCGGAACCGCCTCTTATCGGGACCGGACTTGAGGAAAAGGTTGCCGAAGATTCGGGTGCACTTATCATCTCCAGCACCAGCGGAGTTGTGGAATCGGTCTCCGGCGACATGATAGTGATAAGGCCGGACGGGGTGAAGGAGGGCTCAGATTTCGGAGACATGGAGATATACAACCTCCTCAAATTCAAGAGATCGAATCAGGACACAAGCATTAATCAAAGACCGCTTGTGAAGGAAGGTGAGACGGTAAGAAGGGGGCAGGTGATCGCCGATGGTGCCGCGACCCGGGATGGAGAACTCGCCCTCGGGACAAACACCCTCGTCGCATTCATGCCGTGGGGCGGCTACAACTTCGAGGACGCAATCCTTGTCAGCGAACGGCTCCTGAAGGGCGACAAGTTTACGTCGGTGCACATCGAGGAGTTTGAGCTCCAGGTAAGAGACACTAAAAGAGGTGTGGAGGAAGTAACCCGTGAAATTCCGAATGTGAGCGAGGATGTCACGAAGAACCTTGACGAAGAGGGAATCGTGATGATCGGGGCCAAGGTCAAGGCCGGGGACATCCTTGTCGGCAAGGTAACTCCGAAGGGAGAAATCGAGCATTCCCCGGAGGAAAGGCTCCTAAGGGCAATCTTCGGCGAGAAGGCGGGTGACGTAAGGGACGCTTCGCTCAAGGCTCCTCCTGGAATGGATGGGATTGTAACGGAGATAAAGGTCTTTTCGAGGCGCGAGAAGAACGAGTCCTCCAAGAAGCAAGAGAAAAAGGAAATGGAGAGGCTCAAGCGTCTTACAAGGAAAGAGAAACAGAGGGTTGTCGAGATCAGGAACAGAGAGCTCGCTGACATTCTGGCCGGTAGGACGGCAAGAAAGGTGATCTCGGCCAGGACGGGGAGGACGGTCATTCAGGAAGGAAGAAAGATCACTCCCCAGCTTATCGACAAGATTGAGTTCGCCGAACTTGCCTGGGGCACGCCGATTGTCAGGGATTCAAGAACGAACGAGAAGATATGGGACAGGATACAATCTGCCCTTGCCAGCATGGAGAGGGTGGAAAAGCAGCTCGAGAAGGACATCGAGAAGGTTCAGCGCGGAGACGAGCTTCCTCCCGGAGTGGTCAAGCTTGTCAAGGTGTTCGTGGCAAAGAAGAGGAAGCTTTCGGTAGGAGACAAGATTGCCGGAAGACACGGCAATAAGGGAGTGGTGGCAAAGATACTTCCCGAAGAAGACATGCCCTACCTTGCCGACGGCACTGATGTTGACATCGTCCTCAATCCTCTTGGAGTTCCATCAAGAATGAATCTGGGACAGGTTCTTGAAACGCACCTGGGCTGGGCTGCTGAAAAACTCGGGATGAAGGTTTCTTCGCCGGTCTTTGCCGGAGCCACTGTGGACATGATCAAAGCCACTTTGAAAGACGCCGAACTTCCGGAAGATGGTAAGGCCGTTCTCTATGACGGGAGAACAGGAGACCCATTCGACCATAGAGTCACTGTCGGCTTCATCTACACGATGAAGCTTTCTCATCTGGTTGACGACAAGATGCATGCCAGATCGATAGGACCGTACTCACTTGTCACGCAGCAGCCTCTTGGAGGTAAGGCGCAGTTCGGCGGTCAGAGATTTGGGGAAATGGAGGTGTGGGCGCTTGAAGCATACGGCGCCGCTTACACGCTGCAGGAACTTCTTACAGTGAAGTCTGATGATGTCAGCGGACGGTCTCGCATTTACGAAGCAATAGTGAAGGGAGAAAACCCACCCGAACCTGGAATTCCAGAGTCTTTTAACGTGCTTGTGAAAGAACTTCAGGGTCTTTGTCTGGATGTCCAATTTGAGGGGAACTAA